Part of the Candidatus Abyssobacteria bacterium SURF_5 genome is shown below.
CAAACCCGCTCGCCATCGAGAGGTCGAACCCGCAGGTGAACGTCATCAGGCGCGGCACGTGCCGGCTCGCCAGCGCGACAACTGAGCCGGAATCTATCCCCCCACTAAGATAACTCCCGACCGGCACGTCGCTCACCAACTGCCGTTTGACCGCCGTGCTGATGTGACCGCACAAGCAATCGGCAACATCCTCCTCGGATCCGACTGAATCATCCGACTCGAAATGATAGTCCCAATACTTTTCCATGCGGACGCGGGGGCTGCCCTGGATGTCCGAGATCAGCAAACGGCTCGCGCTGGGCATCAGGCGGATTCCCTCGAACAACGTCAAATCCGAAAGAACGTTCTGAAACGTGAAGTATTCCGAAAGAGCATCATAGGACAGTTCCGGCCGGACCGCCGGATTGGCGAGTAGCGCCTTGATCTCGGATGCAAAAAGAAAATACGGTTGGCGATGGTAATAGTAAAGCGGCTTGATCCCGTAACGATCTCTCGCCAGCATCAAAAGCCGCTTTTTCTGATCGACCAGGGCAAAAGCAAACATCCCATTGAGTTGCATCACGCACTCAGGCCCCATATCTTCGTATAGATGAAGGATGACTTCTACATCGGATTTCGTTCGAAAAACGTGTCCGGCTTTCTCCAGTTCGCTCCTCAACTCCCGAAAGTTGTAGATTTCGCCGTTACAGGAGATATGGACGCTGCCGTCCTCATTCGCCATCGGCTGTCCGCCGGTGGCAAGGTCGATAATACTCAACCGCCGGTGGCCAAGGCCGATATTTCCGAGAACGATACTGCTCCCCCCGTCTGGCCCCCGATGCGTGAGCGTGTCAGTCATTCGTGCGAGTACGCCGGCATCAACCGGCGACTGATCAAGTGTTGCATATCCGACTATTCCACACATATTTTAGTCCGCCCCTGCCATAGGCCGGCATCATCCTTTACCGGGTTCATCAACCTTTGTCGGTTCCCCGACTCTCTGTAAACTCCAATTCGAATCGCAACTTAAAATGGCTCGCGCGAATTTGCGCCCATGAATCCTGAACGAGGTGAATCTCCTTACTTTGACGAGCATCTCACATGTTTCTATTTCTCGAATGCCGAAATCCAGTCGATAGATGCCCGCCACGAGCGGAGGCTTCCTGATGATGACCTTCAACTGATATTCGCCCGCCTCGAGCTTGTCGAACTCGATATGATCGTCATGGCTGATCAGCCAGATGATCGGCGTGTTCCGGTCGTCCAGCACCGTGAGAGCAAACTGGGGCTTCCTGATCTCGCGCCACGTCTTGAAATGAAACTTCAAAACGATGTCGTCGCCCGTGCAGATTTCGGAAGCGCTCCCGTCTTCCCGGCTGCTGATCTCGATTTTTTCGAGCTGCGCATGGTCTCCGAGCGAGAGCGCACCCGGAAGCGCTGGCCGGCCGCTCTCCCTCTCGCGGCTCCGCTGCTTGATCTCATCGGCCAGAGATTGATAGCAGACGACGCCCTCCTCGACGTCACCATGAAAATAAATCTTCCCGCCATTCAGGATGATCAGGTCCGAGCAGATGTTTCGTACATGGTCCAGATGATGACTCACAAACAACACACCTTCGACGGATTCCCGTAGTTCCTTCAACTTCCGGAGACATTTGTTCTGAAACGTGAGGTCGCCGACAGACAACACCTCGTCGATCAGCAGGATGCGCGGGCGGATGTTGACCGCTATCGAAAAGCCCAATCGAACGTACATGCCTGACGAGTAGAACCGCACCGGCGTATCGATGAACTCGCCGATCTCGGCGAACTCGATGATCTCATCGAGCTTGCGGTCGATCTCCTTCTTCTTCAGCCCCACAATCGTGCCGTTCAAATAAATGTTTTCGCGGC
Proteins encoded:
- a CDS encoding ABC transporter ATP-binding protein, translated to MDGDILIKCEGLSKKFCINQRKSMLYGGADVLFSMLGFPRRRDILRKHEIWALRDLNFEVKRGDTLGIIGVNGAGKSTLLRVLGGIYPPDAGAVYIKGPIGALISAGAGFHPDMTGRENIYLNGTIVGLKKKEIDRKLDEIIEFAEIGEFIDTPVRFYSSGMYVRLGFSIAVNIRPRILLIDEVLSVGDLTFQNKCLRKLKELRESVEGVLFVSHHLDHVRNICSDLIILNGGKIYFHGDVEEGVVCYQSLADEIKQRSRERESGRPALPGALSLGDHAQLEKIEISSREDGSASEICTGDDIVLKFHFKTWREIRKPQFALTVLDDRNTPIIWLISHDDHIEFDKLEAGEYQLKVIIRKPPLVAGIYRLDFGIREIETCEMLVKVRRFTSFRIHGRKFARAILSCDSNWSLQRVGEPTKVDEPGKG